The Anaerolineales bacterium region GTGGTATCCCCTGATGCTGCTCCTGCTGATGATCTATACGCTGGTGTCATATTCCGGCGGCAAGAGCAGCGCCTTCCTCTCCGAATACAACCTGAGCAACCTGCTGCAGGCCACCCTGCCATTGGCGATCGTAGCCATGGCGCAGGTCAACGCCATGCTGGTGGGTTACCTGGATATTTCTGTGGGCGCCGTGATGTCCTTCAGCATCGTGGCGGCCTCTTTTATTGCGACGAATGATGCCTCGCCACAATCGGTGGCGATCGCCGCCGGCCTGATCATGCTGGGCGGCGTGCTGGTGGGCTTGTTCAACTCGGTGCTGGTGCGCTGGGTCAAGCTGCCTTCTATTATTGCAACCCTGGCCACGCTCAGTATTCTGGAAGGCGTGGCGCTGGTGTTGCGCCCGGTGGCGTCCGGCACCATCAACGGCGCGGCGCTGGGCTTGCTGCGCACTAAGGTGGGTTGGGTGCCGGTGGCCTTCATCATTACGCTGGTGGTGGCGATCCTGTGGGATATCTGGCTGCGCCGCTCTGCGGGCGGCCTGCGCGTACGCGCCACGGGCCATGATGTGCGCTCTGGCCGCCGCCTCGGCATCCGGACCAAGTGGGTACAGGTGCGCGGCCTGGTGCTCTCCGGCCTACTGGCTTCGATCGCCTCTTTCTTTCTTGCGGTGCAGGTGGGCGTGGGTGATGCCCGTGCCGGCACCACGTTTGCGCTCACCAGCATTGCGGCGGCGGCCCTCGGCGGCACCAGCCTGGCGGGTGGCGTAGGTCACTTTACCGGCGCGCTGGCTGTGAGCCTGTTCCTGGCGCTGATCAGCAACATGTTCTCGCTGCGTATCATCACCAGCAGCTGGCTGAACGACCCGATCGTGATGGGCAGCCTGACGATCATTGGCTTGGTGCTGTACCAGGTGCATGACCTGCGCATGCTCATCAAGGAAAACTGGAAGAAGCTGCGCCGCGTGTTTACGGCGCGTCGTGAACGCAATAAGGATTATGCGGTGGCCAACGTGTTCGTTGAGCCGCCGGACACCGTTGAAAAGGGCCTGCCGGCCGGGCAGCAAATGTTGCTGAAAGGCGGCACGGTCATTTCGCTCGATCCCAAGATCGGCACGCTGCTGGTGGGCGATGTGCTCATCGAAGGCAGCAAGATCGTCCAGGTGGGGGCAAACATCCAGGCCAATGGCGCCACCCAGATTGTGGACGCCAAGGGCATGATCGTGATGCCCGGCTTTGTGGACACGCACCGCCATATTTGGGAAGGTTTGCTGCGCAATATCGGCACGGATGTTCCGCTGGAAGGCCGCAGCAGCTACATTACTTTTGTGCTCGGCCGCCTTGGCCGCGCCTATCGCCCGCAGGATGCCTATGCCGGCAATATCGTCAGCGCGTTCGGCGCGGTGGATGCTGGTATCACTACGCTGCTGGACTGGTCGCACATTCAGGCTTCGCCGGAGCACACCGATGCGGTGGTGCAAGCCCTGCGCGATTCCAACATGCGCGCCGTGTTCGCCTACGGCTTCCCGTGGTGGGGCAAGTATGAGCCCAAGCAGCCGGGTTGGTTCGTGCGGGCGGCGCGGGCACACTTCACCGGCAAGGATCAGTTGCTGACCTATGCATTGGCGGCGGCCGGGCCGGAGTTCACTGACTTTGAGATCACCCGCTCGCACTGGAATATGGCGCGTTCGGTGGATGCACGCATCACCACTCATGTGGGCGTGGGCACGTTTGGCCAGCGCCGCAAGGTGGAGGAGTTTGGGCGCAAGGGGCCGGAGCTGCTGGGGCCGGATACGACCTACATCCACTGCACCACGCTTAACGATACTGAGATCCAGATGATCGTCGATTCGGGCGGCTCGGTTTCGCTGGCGGCTCCGGTGGAGATGATGATGGGCCACGGCATGCCGCCCACGCAAAAGTTCCTCGACCGCGGGCTGAAGCCCAGCCTGAGTGTGGACGTGGAGACCAACGTGCCGGGCGACATGTTCACGCAGATGCGCTCGGTCATCTCGTTGCAGCACAGCCTGATCCACGAACGCCGGCTGGCGGGCGAGAGCGCGGTGCCCAACCTGATCACAGACCAGGACGTGCTGGAGTACGCCACAATCGAAGGGGCGCGGGCCAACGGGCTTGATCACAAGATCGGCACGCTGACCCCGGGCAAAGAGGCTGACATCATCATGCTGACCACCAACAAGATCAATGTCACGCCGCTCAACGACCCGGCGGCAGCGGTGGTGTGGGGCATGGACACCAGCAATATTGACACCGTGATGGTGGCCGGCAGGATCCTCAAGCGCGGCGGCCAGCTGGTGAATGTAGATCTCAACGCGGTGCAGAACATGGTGTACGACGCGCGTGATTATGTGCTGCGCCGCTCTCGCTTCAAACTGCCAACCATCTAGCCATTCATTGCCGCGGACAACCGCCTGCAGTTCAGGAGTGAAAATGAAGGAACGCTTTTTAGTACGTACGGCAGACCAGGCCGACTTTGTGCTACCCAAGGCCTTTGAGGGCATCAGTAAGGGATTCAGCCGCTGGTCTATTGTCAACGGCGAGTCAGGCTCAGTGCACCAAGAGTTCAATATTTGCGAGCTGGAGCCCGGCGGCCACGTGGATACGCACCTGCACACGTTCGAAGAGAGCGTGTATGTGCTGGAAGGCGAGCTGATCTGCGAAACCGGCGACGGCGCGTTCGCGTTGGAGAAGGGCGACTATGGCCTGATCCATGTGGGCGCCGCGCACGGCTACAAGAACCGCGGCGCCGGCAAAGTGCGCTGGGTGGAGATGTTGGCCCCGCAACCACGGCTGTGGAAGGACGGCGATGTGTTCCCGGTCAAGGGGCGGGTGGCCCAGGTGGGCGAGCCGATCCGCGTCAATCCACGCGATACGCGTACGCGTTTCTTTGGCAATATCACTGATCAGCACATGGACCCTGGCAAACAATCGCAGGAGTTGCTGGCCGTTTCGGGCAGCATGCGCACGGCGCTGCTGGTGTACACCGGCATTACGGTCAAGATGATGGTGGATAGCGACCTGGGCGCCCACTTGCACACCATGTTCATGGTCAAGTACATCCCCGGCGGCGGGGCCGGCAGCCATGACCACCCGTTCGAAGAGACTTACATGATCCTGGACGGCGAGGTGGAGGCCTGGTTCGACAACCAGACCTTTACTCTGAAGCCCGGCGATGTGGCCTGGGCCGGGGTGGGCTGCGTGCACGGCTTCAAGAACAAGATGAACACCACGGTGCAGTGGCTCGAAACCTCGGCGCCGCAATCCCCCTCGCGGCATGCGTATCGCTTTGGCCGTGACTGGGATTATTTTGAAGAGCAACTGAAGAACGAGTAAGGCAGAGGAGACACCTGATGGCAGACAAGGGCACTGTTGTAGTTGTAGGCGGAACGTCTGAGCTGGGCAAGGCGCTAGCCTTGCACTATGCCGGCAAGGGCCACCCGGTGGTTGTGACCGGCCGCGAGGCCGGCCGCGCCCAGAAGGTGGCCGAGGAGATCGGCAACGGCGCGATCGGTGTGAACTTTGACCTGAGCAAGCCGCGCGACATTGCCAAGGCGCTGGCGGATGTGAAGGACGTGCAATACCTGGTGCTGGTGTCGATCGCTCGCGACGAGAACAGCATTAAAACTTACGACATTGACCAGGCAGTGGAGCTGGTGACCCTAAAGCTGGTAGGCTACCCCGAAGTGGTGCATGCCTTGCTGCCGCAGATGCGGGCAGACGGCTGCGTGCTGATGTACGGCGGCATGGCCAAGGAGCGCCCGTACCCCGGCTCGGCCACGGTGACCACGATCAACGGTGGTGTCAGCACGCTGGTGCGGGCCATGTCGGTTGAGCTCTCGCCGCTGCGCGTGAACGCGATCCATCCGGGCGTGGTGGGCGAGACGCCGTATTGGGCAGACAAACCGGCCGGCGTGCTGGAGGCGCTCTCCGCCCGCACGCTGACCAAGAAACTGGTGACGATCAAGGATGTGACTGATGCGGCCATCTTCCTGCTGGAAAACCAGGGCGTCAACGGAGTGAATTTGGATGTAGATGGCGGCTGGTGGTAGGAATTCTCCAGCCATGAAGAACAGAAAAACACGGCCACAAGGCCGTGTTTTTTTTTTGTCGTTTGGGTGAGGTTCTTTCTAGCTGAGCTTGCTGAGTGCGTCCACCCCCGCCCGCAGGCGGGCCAGCACCGTCTCGCGGCCGATGAGCTCCATGCTCTCGAAGAGCGGCGGGCTGATCTCCTGGCCGGTGGTGGCGTTGCGCAGCTGGGTGAACAGGGCGCCGGCCTTGATGCCGAGCTCGTCGGCGGCGGCGCGCATGGGCGCCGCGGCGGCCGAGGCGGTCAGCTCCGGCAAGGCTTCGAGGATGTTGAGCGCCTTGGCCAGCACGGCGGCGGACTCGGCGGCGGTCTTGTCTTTGAGCAGCAGCTTCTCGGCCGGCACGTCTACGCTGGGGCGGAAGAAGAAACCGGCGATCTCAGGCGCATCGTCCAGCGTGACGATGCGCTCCTGGATTAGCGGCGTGATGCGCGCCAGCAGGGCCGGGTCGGCCTGGTAGCCGGAGCGCTCGAAGAAGGGCAGCAGGCGGCGAGCCAGCTCCTCGGCGGGCAGGGCGCGGATGTGCAGCCCGTTGAAATGGTCCAGCTTCTTGAAGTCGATCGCCGCGGGCGACGGGTTGAGCTTGGCGATGTCGAACTTTTCAATAAGGTCGGGCAGGGTGAAGAATTCGGTCTTGTCGTCGTAGCTCCAGCCCATCAGTACGATCCAGTTGATGACGCCCTCGGGCAGGTAGCCCATCTGGGCCAGGTCCTGAATGAAGATCGACTGTCCGGTCAGCTTCATGGCTTCGGTCTCGCGCTTGCTCATCTTGCCCTTGCCGCTAGGCTTGAGGAAGACTGAAAGGTGGATCCACTTGGGTTGAGGCCAGCCAAAGGCTTCGTAGATGTGCACATGCAAGGGTAGGCTGGGCAGCCACTCCTCGCCGCGCAGCACATGGGTGATGCCCATCAGATGGTCATCCACCATGGCGGCCAGGTGATAGAGGGCGTGGCCGTCGCTCTTGAGCAGGACGCGGTCGTCGATGGTGCGGTTCTGCACGGTGATGTCGCCGCGCAGCTCGTCGTGCACGGTGATGCTGCCGTCCTTGGGCGCTTTGAAGCGCACCACATGCGTCTCGCCGGCCGCCACGTGCTGCTTGGCCTCGGCCAGCGGCAGGTTACGGCACTTGCCGGAGTAGTGGGGCGGCTGTTTGGCTTCCTGCTGGGCTTTGCGCACTGCATCCAGCTCGGCCGGCGTGCAGAAACAATAGAAGGCCTTGCCGTTCTCCACCAACTGTTCGGCGTGCTGGCGGTAGATCTCCATGCGCTTGGATTGGTAATACGGCTCGTGCGGGCCGCCTACACCCGGGCCTTCGTCCCACTGCAGGCCCAGCCATTGCAGGCTGCTGGTCAGGTCTTGCTCGGCGTCCGGGTTGTAGCGCTTCTGGTCGGTGTCCTCGATGCGCAAAATATATTGCCCGCCGGTTTGGTGGGCAAGCAGGTAGTTATACAGGGCGGTGCGGCCGCTACCCAGGTGGGTAAGGCCCGTGGGAGAGGGCGCGAAGCGCACTCGGGCTGCGTTGGTCTGCGTCATGTACTGCGAAGCCTTTGCTATGAGAAGTTGAGGGATCGGTGACGAGCGATCACGCTTTGCACCAACCCGATACCAAACATAAAGGTCAGCAATGAACTCCCGCCCGCGCTGACAAATGGCAACGGCAGGCCGGTAACAGGTAACAGTTGTATGTTCATGCCGACATTCACGATGGTATGCAGCGCAATAATAACGCCAATTCCGTAAGCGATCAGCGAACCAAACGCATCTTGAGAAAGCCGCGCGGCGCGCACACAGCGCCAGATGATAAAAAGCTGCATGCCCAGAACGGCCATTGCGCCCACCAGGCCAAACTCCGCAGAGATGGCCGAGAAAATGAAGTCGTTGTGGCGCACCTTTAGGAAACGCAGCTGGACTTGGGTGGCCTGACCATACCCTTGGCCGAGCACACCGCCGGAACCGATGCTGATGAGCGCCTGGGTAACGTTGTAGCTGCTGCCGTAGCGTGCATCCTCTTCGGGGGCAATAAAGCGAATGATGCGGTCGCGCTGGTAGTCTTGCAGCAAGGGAAAGCTGATCACGGCAGCCAAGAGGCCACCTACAATGAACAGGGCCAAATGTTTGAGTTTAAGCCCGCTGGCCCACAGCAGCGAGAACCAAACGGTGAGCAGAACGATTGAAGTGCTGAGATTGGGCTGTAGCAGGATGAGGACCACCAGGCCGGCGGTCAGCAGCACGCTGCGGGCCACCCAACGCAGATCGCCGATCTTGTCACGGTTGCGGGCGAAGAAGTCGGCCAGGATGATGATCATGGTGATCTTGGCCAGCTCGGAGGGCTGCAGCACCACCAGGCCGATGTTGAGCCAGCGCTGGGCGCCGAAGCTGGTCTGGCCAGCCAAAATGGTGAAGAGCAGCAAGACCACCAGCAGCACATAGAGCACACGACTGGCCGAGATCCACAAGCGGTAATCGAGCAGGGTGCAAACAACGATAACGGCCAGGCCGGCAAGGGCAAAGTAGATCTGGCGGCCCAGCACGTTGAGCTCGACCAGTTCGGCGTTGCCAGCGATGGCGGAGCGGATCATGGCCACGCCAAAGGTGAGCAGCACTACGACTGCGCCGAGCAGCCAAAAGTCAAAGTGTCGCCAGATAGCGGTTCGCATGGGGTCTCGCCAACAGGATAAAGAAATCTGCCCTGCAAGCGCAGGGCAGATTATTACTCAGATGAGGACTGCTTTGGGGCGGCTTTAATGGGAATCTCAGCCTGCAGTGTGGCGCTACGGCCCTCTTGCACCATCTCCACGCGCACGGCGTGGCGGTCCACATCAATATGGCGCGCCACGACCTCGATGAGCTCCTGGCGCAGCGAGTCCATCACGCCAGGGGGCAGGACGCTACGATCATGGATCAACACGACGCGCAGGCGGTCCTTGGCGGTACTGGCGCTGCGCTTGCGCCCGAGGAGTTCGCTCAGGCTAGGCATTGCGCCCTTCTTTGGTCTTCATCAGCTTGGAGAGGCGGCCAAGGAAGCCGCTGTTGCCGTTGCTGGCACTGAAAGGGACTTCTTCGCCGGTAAGGCGGCGGGCAATATCGCGGAAGGCCTGGCCGGTCTTGCTCTTGGGCTCGAGGGCGATGGGGGCACCCTTGTTGGTGCTGACCAGTACGGCGGTGTCATCCGGCACAATGCCGATGAGTTCGACTGCCAGCAGTTCAAGCACGTCGGCTACTGCCAGCATGTCGCCGCGCTCGACCATTTCGGTGTTTATGCGGTTGACCACCAGCTTGGCGGGGCCTTTCTGCTCAGCCTCCACCAGGCCAATGATGCGGTCAGCATCGCGCACGGCGGAAACTTCAGGATTGGTGATGATCACCACTTCGTCGGCGGGAGCGATAGCGTTCTTGAAGCCGCGCTCAATACCGGCAGGCGAATCGATCACGATGTAGTCAAAGTCCTTGCGCAGCTCATCGCAAATGCGCACCATGTCTTTGGGGGCCACCGCGTTTTTGTCACGCGTTTGTGCGGCGGGGATGAGATAGAGCTCCTCCAGCCGCTTGTCGCGGATCATAGCCTGGCGTACCTTGCAGCGGCCTTCCACCACGTCTACCAAGTCGTAGACGATGCGGTTCTCGAGGCCCAGCACAACGTCAAGGTTGCGCAGGCCGATATCGGCGTCCATGCAGACCACTTTGTGGCCCATGGCCGCCAGGGCGGCGCTGATGTTGGCAGTGGCGGTGGTTTTACCCACGCCGCCTTTGCCTGAAGTAATGGTTATTACGCGTCCAGTCATCGTATTTATCCTAAGGTCCAATTTTCTGCAATTACCTGCCCGTCTTGCACGCGGGCAATCTCGGGGGAAATCTGGCCGCGCTCAGCGGGCGGGATGGCAATATGCCCGGCGATGCGCAGCTGGGTGGGCGAAAGATCCATGGCGCACACAAAGGCGTCCTCATTGCCATGGGCACCGGCGTGTACCAGGCCGCGCAGGCGGCCCCATACCACCACGTTGCCGCCGGCCACCACCTCGGCGCCGGGGTTCACATCGCCAATGATGGTGATGTGGCCGGGGGCATGCAGGCTGGCGCCGGAGCGCAGGGTGCGCCGCACCATGATGCCGCCATCCGGCCCCAGGTCTTGCGGGGCAGCGGGCTCGTCGTAGTCTTCGGCTTCCGGTTCCGGCGCGCGAGCGCCATCGTGGATGCGAGTGGCCATGCCCATCAACTGGGCGCTGCGCTCGGTGAGGGCCGAGTTGCTCAGCACACCCCACAGCAGCAGGCCGCTGTCGGTGACCCGGTCACGCAGGCGGCTCACGGCGGCCACGTTGAGGTCGTGCGTGTCTACGTTGATGATGAGCTTGGCGCCCTTGAGGAACTCACCCCGGCGGGTCAGTTCATCCAGCAGGGCTTGCTCCAGCGCGGGCCATTCGCCCTCGGGCAGGGTGACCAGCAGCCCTTCGCGGATGCCTTTGATGTCGATGGGTATGACTTGTACGTCGCTCACCAAAAAATTATAGCATTGCGGTTTTTGCGGCGCTGGGGAATGGAGTCATGTATGGGTCGAAACAAAAAGGCGCGGCCCTTGGCCGCGCCTTTGGGTCAAAAAAATCGAGGGCTACGGAGCGAGGCCGAGTTGCGTGTCAATGGACTTGAGCTCGAAATAAGCCTGGATGACGCGGTTGAGAATCGGGCCGGCCACAGACGAGCCTTCGCTGCCGTTGTATACGAAAGCCACCACGGCCAACTCGGGGTCGTCGTAGGGCGCGTAGGCGACAGACCAGGCGTGGCTGGGCCAGGCGCCGTACTGGCAGCGGTTGTTGGCAGCGGCCACCTCGTCGCAGTATTCGGCGGTGCCGGTCTTGCCCGCGGCAGCGATGGTGAGGTTGGCGAAGCGCTCAGCCAGTGTGCCATAGGTGACGGCTTCACGCATGCCGCGCTGCACAGCATCGATCACAGCCGGGTCCACCGTGCTCATCTCACCGGTGGGGCGGCAGGCGCCGATGCCTTGAGGGTTCTCATAGTTTTCAATAATGGCATCTTTGGTAATGTCCCAGCGCAGGTCTGGCTCGAAATCCTGAATGATGTTGCCTTCACCGTCCACCACCTGGCGCAGCAAGGTGGGGCGCATCTGCGCGCCGTCATTGGCAATCGTAGCAGCGGAGACAAGGACTTGCAGCGGCGACGAGAGGATATAGCCTTGACCTACGCTGGTGATATAGGTGTCACCAGTAGACCAATTCTCGCCCTGGTTCAAGCGTTTCCAGGTAGGGTCTGGCACCAGACCATTGACCTCATAGGGAAGCTCTACGCCAAGCGCACTGCCGTAACCCATGGCGCGGGCGTAAGTGCCCAGGCGGCAGATGCCGAGCCCTTCGGGGATCTCACCTTCATAGCCGCCGCCCAGCTTATAAAAGTACACATTGCTGGAGTTGGCGATGCCGCCATAGAAGTTCAGCTGGCCGAAACCCGCTCGGTTCCAATCCACAAATTCGCGGTTCTGGCCGGCTTCGCCTTCGTAAAAGCGCTGACTGACCGTGATCGAGCCAGGGGTCTGGATGATGGTTTCAGGTGAGACAATGCCTTCATTCAGAGCGCCCACAGCCGTGACGATCTTGAACACGGAGCCGGCGGGCAATTCAGCGCCGGCGGCGTGGTTGACCAGCGGTTTGGTGGCATCTGCCAACAACTGTTCGTAGTAGTAGGCGGGGATGAAGCGCGTCATGCGGTTGTTCTCAAAAGTCGGCCACGAGACCATGGCGAGGAGTTCACCAGTTCTGGGGTTCATGGCAATGATGACGCCGCTGGTCATATGGCTGCGCGGTAGATCCCTAAAATAGGCGTTCCACAGGCCCAGCTCTTCTTCAATAATGGCGGAGGCAGCCGCTTGCAGGCGAGCATCAATGGTGAGCACGATATTCTCGCCAGCAACAGCCTCGATCGGTGGCTCAATATCGCGAAGAACCTGGCCACCTGCGTCCGTTTCCACCACGCGGCGCCCGGGAGTGCCGCGCAGCAGCTCATCAAAGTAGAGCTCCAGGCCGCCGTAACCTACCTTATCGCGGTTGGGTACAAAGCCTAGGGCGCGCAGCGCTTCTTCCTGCGCAGCGGGAATGGGGCCAAGATACCCGATGATGGCAGCCGACATGGAACCAGTGGGGTATTCACGGATGGGTTCAACAACTACTTCAACCCCAGGCCAGTCCACGGCACGTTCTTTGACGGCGAGGGCCATCTCGCGCGAGACGTTGCACTGAATGGCAACGGGGTCGTAGGGAGAGAAGCTGGTCTGCAGCTCGATCATCTGGCGTACGCCCAGGTTGTCGCCGCATGGGATCAGCGGGTCGTCAATGCTGCCCAGGCTCACCGGCTGGTCAGTAAGCTCGGCCAGCGCGAAGATGATCTCCTCGATCTCGCCTTGGTCAGTCGGCAGGTTGGCGGGCACCACAACAATGTTGTATGAAGGCACATTCTGCGCCAGGATGACGCCATTGCGGTCGTAGATCACGCCGCGCTGCGGGGCGAGGCTGATGACTTCGGTACGATTGCCCTCGGCCTGGCTAAGCCAGTTCTCATGCTCCAGCACCTGCAGATAGAAGAGGCGCAGGGCAAAAATAAAGAAGACCAGCGCTACAAAACCAAAGAAGGTTAGCAGACGCCATTGCTCCAGCGAGCTTTGGGCTTTTTTCGGGGTTCCGTTTATCAGGCTCATCAGTTGGTAGGTGTGGCAAACAGTTTGTTCAACTCTGAAATTAAAGCATTTACGGGTAAGAGAAGGATGAGATTCAGCAGCAGGGTGGGCAGAGTAATGAGGTTAAAAGCTTCCCCGGCTGACATGGGGTTATCCGACAGCCATAGATAGCCCAGGGTGAGGATGTGTATTGTGAGAGTGCCCAGAATGAGACTGGTGAGCAGGGTAAGCATGCGCACTTGCCAGATGCGGCGATGCAGTAACTGGCACAGCAGGGCGGCCAGCGTGTAGCCGGCGATGAGAACGATGTCGGGCAGCGCGCTGGCATAACCCATCATCACGCCAGCCACCAGGCCCAGCCGCCAGTCTGGGCGGTTGTCCTCTTGCATCATCCAGGTGAGCAGTACCAGCAGCACCAGGTCTACGCTGCCTTGCAGCATGCGGATGCGCGGCAGCAGGGTGACCTGCAGCAGGGTGGCGCCCAGCAGGAGCAGTACAGCCAGCAGCGTACGCATGCTGCTAGCTCCCGCTGTCCAGCAAGGGGCTGATGTCGAGAGGCTGGAAGTTGACGATGACCAGCACGATCTCCAAGCGGGTGAAATCCACCGCTGATTGCACGGAGGCGGTTTGGAACAACGCCGTCGCCTCGCGGCGCACATTGCTGATCTGGCCGATGAGGATGTTGCCGGGATAGGCGCCACCAATACCGGATGTGAACACCAGGTCGCCGGCTTGCAGGTTGGCATCCAGCGGAATGAGGTCAATACTGAGCTGGCTGGTGACGCTGCCACTGAGCAGGCCGTCCACTTCGGAGGGCTGCATGCGCACGCTCACCTGGCTGCCGGGGTCGGTGATCAACTCCACTCGGGAGGCTGTGGCGGTCACCTGGGCGATGCGGCCAACCAGGCCCTGTTGCGAGACAACCGGCATACCGCGGCGTAACCCATCGTCTGAGCCGCGGTTGATGATGATGTAATGGAGGAAAGGGCTCGGGTCCTGACCGATGACGCCGGCCGCCTGGTAGGTGTTCTCAGGGCGGGCGCGGGCAAAATCCAGCAGGGCGGAGAGCAGCTCGCCTTCGGAGACCTGCTGCTGCAGGGTGATGATCTCCGTTTGCAGTTGAGCGTTCTCGGCGCGCAGCAAGGCATTCTCCTGTCGCAGGCTGGCGATGTTAACCGGCGCGTTCACAAAATCCTGCACGGCTTGAAAGCGTGTGTACAGCCAGCCTTGCACGCCTTCCACAGGGTTTAGGGCTCCCGTGAACAGCGGGGTAAGGTAGCCGCCCAGGGCCAACAGCAAAAGGCCTGCGGCGGCGACCAGCAGGGCGGCGAGCTGATAGGGATTGTTACGAGAGGGGCGCATTGTGAACCGCAGAAATCATATCGCTAGAATCCAGCCTGCTGCGGGTGGCTGGTACAGGCGCTAAGGCGCCATTAATCCATCTGGAGCAGAAAGTGGCGGTAGGCCTCAATATCGTCCAGCACCAGG contains the following coding sequences:
- a CDS encoding amidohydrolase family protein, whose amino-acid sequence is MNRNKERLKKAAIRIQEWYPLMLLLLMIYTLVSYSGGKSSAFLSEYNLSNLLQATLPLAIVAMAQVNAMLVGYLDISVGAVMSFSIVAASFIATNDASPQSVAIAAGLIMLGGVLVGLFNSVLVRWVKLPSIIATLATLSILEGVALVLRPVASGTINGAALGLLRTKVGWVPVAFIITLVVAILWDIWLRRSAGGLRVRATGHDVRSGRRLGIRTKWVQVRGLVLSGLLASIASFFLAVQVGVGDARAGTTFALTSIAAAALGGTSLAGGVGHFTGALAVSLFLALISNMFSLRIITSSWLNDPIVMGSLTIIGLVLYQVHDLRMLIKENWKKLRRVFTARRERNKDYAVANVFVEPPDTVEKGLPAGQQMLLKGGTVISLDPKIGTLLVGDVLIEGSKIVQVGANIQANGATQIVDAKGMIVMPGFVDTHRHIWEGLLRNIGTDVPLEGRSSYITFVLGRLGRAYRPQDAYAGNIVSAFGAVDAGITTLLDWSHIQASPEHTDAVVQALRDSNMRAVFAYGFPWWGKYEPKQPGWFVRAARAHFTGKDQLLTYALAAAGPEFTDFEITRSHWNMARSVDARITTHVGVGTFGQRRKVEEFGRKGPELLGPDTTYIHCTTLNDTEIQMIVDSGGSVSLAAPVEMMMGHGMPPTQKFLDRGLKPSLSVDVETNVPGDMFTQMRSVISLQHSLIHERRLAGESAVPNLITDQDVLEYATIEGARANGLDHKIGTLTPGKEADIIMLTTNKINVTPLNDPAAAVVWGMDTSNIDTVMVAGRILKRGGQLVNVDLNAVQNMVYDARDYVLRRSRFKLPTI
- a CDS encoding cupin domain-containing protein is translated as MKERFLVRTADQADFVLPKAFEGISKGFSRWSIVNGESGSVHQEFNICELEPGGHVDTHLHTFEESVYVLEGELICETGDGAFALEKGDYGLIHVGAAHGYKNRGAGKVRWVEMLAPQPRLWKDGDVFPVKGRVAQVGEPIRVNPRDTRTRFFGNITDQHMDPGKQSQELLAVSGSMRTALLVYTGITVKMMVDSDLGAHLHTMFMVKYIPGGGAGSHDHPFEETYMILDGEVEAWFDNQTFTLKPGDVAWAGVGCVHGFKNKMNTTVQWLETSAPQSPSRHAYRFGRDWDYFEEQLKNE
- a CDS encoding SDR family oxidoreductase, producing MADKGTVVVVGGTSELGKALALHYAGKGHPVVVTGREAGRAQKVAEEIGNGAIGVNFDLSKPRDIAKALADVKDVQYLVLVSIARDENSIKTYDIDQAVELVTLKLVGYPEVVHALLPQMRADGCVLMYGGMAKERPYPGSATVTTINGGVSTLVRAMSVELSPLRVNAIHPGVVGETPYWADKPAGVLEALSARTLTKKLVTIKDVTDAAIFLLENQGVNGVNLDVDGGWW
- a CDS encoding glutamate--tRNA ligase, coding for MTQTNAARVRFAPSPTGLTHLGSGRTALYNYLLAHQTGGQYILRIEDTDQKRYNPDAEQDLTSSLQWLGLQWDEGPGVGGPHEPYYQSKRMEIYRQHAEQLVENGKAFYCFCTPAELDAVRKAQQEAKQPPHYSGKCRNLPLAEAKQHVAAGETHVVRFKAPKDGSITVHDELRGDITVQNRTIDDRVLLKSDGHALYHLAAMVDDHLMGITHVLRGEEWLPSLPLHVHIYEAFGWPQPKWIHLSVFLKPSGKGKMSKRETEAMKLTGQSIFIQDLAQMGYLPEGVINWIVLMGWSYDDKTEFFTLPDLIEKFDIAKLNPSPAAIDFKKLDHFNGLHIRALPAEELARRLLPFFERSGYQADPALLARITPLIQERIVTLDDAPEIAGFFFRPSVDVPAEKLLLKDKTAAESAAVLAKALNILEALPELTASAAAAPMRAAADELGIKAGALFTQLRNATTGQEISPPLFESMELIGRETVLARLRAGVDALSKLS
- a CDS encoding rod shape-determining protein RodA, encoding MRTAIWRHFDFWLLGAVVVLLTFGVAMIRSAIAGNAELVELNVLGRQIYFALAGLAVIVVCTLLDYRLWISASRVLYVLLVVLLLFTILAGQTSFGAQRWLNIGLVVLQPSELAKITMIIILADFFARNRDKIGDLRWVARSVLLTAGLVVLILLQPNLSTSIVLLTVWFSLLWASGLKLKHLALFIVGGLLAAVISFPLLQDYQRDRIIRFIAPEEDARYGSSYNVTQALISIGSGGVLGQGYGQATQVQLRFLKVRHNDFIFSAISAEFGLVGAMAVLGMQLFIIWRCVRAARLSQDAFGSLIAYGIGVIIALHTIVNVGMNIQLLPVTGLPLPFVSAGGSSLLTFMFGIGLVQSVIARHRSLNFS
- the minE gene encoding cell division topological specificity factor MinE; its protein translation is MPSLSELLGRKRSASTAKDRLRVVLIHDRSVLPPGVMDSLRQELIEVVARHIDVDRHAVRVEMVQEGRSATLQAEIPIKAAPKQSSSE
- the minD gene encoding septum site-determining protein MinD gives rise to the protein MTGRVITITSGKGGVGKTTATANISAALAAMGHKVVCMDADIGLRNLDVVLGLENRIVYDLVDVVEGRCKVRQAMIRDKRLEELYLIPAAQTRDKNAVAPKDMVRICDELRKDFDYIVIDSPAGIERGFKNAIAPADEVVIITNPEVSAVRDADRIIGLVEAEQKGPAKLVVNRINTEMVERGDMLAVADVLELLAVELIGIVPDDTAVLVSTNKGAPIALEPKSKTGQAFRDIARRLTGEEVPFSASNGNSGFLGRLSKLMKTKEGRNA
- the minC gene encoding septum site-determining protein MinC, with amino-acid sequence MSDVQVIPIDIKGIREGLLVTLPEGEWPALEQALLDELTRRGEFLKGAKLIINVDTHDLNVAAVSRLRDRVTDSGLLLWGVLSNSALTERSAQLMGMATRIHDGARAPEPEAEDYDEPAAPQDLGPDGGIMVRRTLRSGASLHAPGHITIIGDVNPGAEVVAGGNVVVWGRLRGLVHAGAHGNEDAFVCAMDLSPTQLRIAGHIAIPPAERGQISPEIARVQDGQVIAENWTLG